The Desmonostoc muscorum LEGE 12446 genome includes a region encoding these proteins:
- a CDS encoding YraN family protein, with translation MHCPNSGQFGEDLVAQWLQSTGWVILHRRFSCRWGEIDIIAEHHRESGEEQKSKAEYPTPHSLLPTPLPILAFVEVKTRSSGSWDTGGRSAVTPQKQAKISRTAGIFLAQYPEKADYPCRFDVAIVYCQELSKKTTGVTATQEALASSSAAGYEFRLQEYILAAFDCIN, from the coding sequence ATGCATTGTCCAAATAGTGGTCAATTTGGAGAAGACCTAGTAGCCCAATGGTTGCAATCTACAGGTTGGGTAATTCTCCATCGTCGCTTTTCTTGCCGCTGGGGAGAAATCGATATTATCGCCGAACATCATAGAGAATCTGGGGAAGAACAGAAGAGCAAAGCAGAATACCCCACTCCCCACTCCCTACTCCCCACTCCCTTACCAATCTTGGCATTTGTTGAAGTTAAAACCCGCAGTTCGGGCAGTTGGGATACAGGGGGAAGAAGCGCAGTTACCCCACAAAAGCAAGCAAAAATTTCGCGTACAGCTGGAATATTTTTAGCCCAGTACCCTGAAAAAGCAGATTACCCCTGTCGATTTGATGTTGCTATTGTCTACTGTCAGGAGTTATCAAAAAAGACGACTGGGGTTACAGCAACTCAAGAAGCTCTCGCTAGTTCATCAGCAGCCGGATATGAG